A portion of the Cryptomeria japonica chromosome 5, Sugi_1.0, whole genome shotgun sequence genome contains these proteins:
- the LOC131030177 gene encoding uncharacterized protein LOC131030177 has protein sequence MYILTATNYFTKLVEAIPNKKVNSEIVCSFLKDYIRVRFGVPQKIVIDNASYFSSEELTLFFYDHQISLSHSFDYFPQGNGLAESSNKNLIAIMNKLVDESARNWHKKIYEALWVDRTTPKRAIGMAPFDLVYGVGVKLSLPLELSATKLQIVVEDSFFQNALDKRIMYLKKLEEEREFLVDRISEY, from the coding sequence ATGTATATTTTGACAGCAACCAACTACTTTACTAAGTTGGTAGAGGCCATTCCCAACAAAAAGGTTAACTCAGAGATTGTGTGTAGCTTTCTCAAGGATTACATTCGAGTTCGTTTTGGGGTACCCCAGAAAATTGTGatagataatgcatcatatttctcctctgaagagTTGACTTTGTTTTTCTATGATCATCAAATTTCCCTCTCACATTCTTTTGATTATTTCCCACAGGGCAATGGTTTGGCTGaatctagcaataagaatttgatagcCATCATGAACAAGTTAGTTGATGAGAGTGCTCGGAATTGGCATAAGAAGATATATGAGGCTTTATGGGTAGATAGAACCAcacccaagagggccattggaatggcaccttttgaccTTGTGTATGGCGTAGGAGTGAAACTTTCTTTGCCGCTGGAGTTATCAGCAACCAAGCTGCAAATAGTagtggaagattccttctttcaaaatgctttggaTAAAAGAATCATGTACCTGaaaaagttagaagaagagagagaatttcTGGTGGATAGGATTTCAGAATATTAG